The DNA window GGATTACTCTCAAGTCTTGATTCTTAATTCTTTCTCCCAATCTTTTCCCAGCTAAGAGCCGCTTCCAGAAAAGGCGAACTCattaagagaaagagaaagagaaagagaaagagaaaggggAAGAGGAAGATGACGCTGGACGATGATAGTTCCATCTACGTTGGGGGTCTTCCCTACGACGCTTCCGAACAAACTATCCGCTCTGTCTTTCATTTATATGGCGCCATCCTTGATGTTAAGGTCtttctccctcaatttttagggtttctttCACCTTCATATTTTTCTGATTCCATTCACCAGTAGCAAATTGCGCCAATTCGGTTCCCGTTTTCACgctcaagtttttttttttcttttaccagATTATCAACGAGCACAGGGGCAAGTGCTATTGCTTTGTTACTTTCACGAATACTAGGTCAGCAGTTAATGCCATCAACGACATGAATGGCAGGGTATGCACTTTCTCTTAAATAAATGCACCTTCTATGTTTCGTTCTCAGTGTTTTCTAGTGTACCAATGTGAAAGGAAACTGTAGCAGTACTGGTTATATTGTTGTGTTCTAGAGTTGTAGACCTTTGATACTGTGATGCTCTGTATCAGACCATTGATGGGCGTGTCATTAAAGTGAATGGGGTGAGGACTCGTGGTGGGAGATCAAATTTCGGTAGTAGAGAGCGATATCATCATGCTGGTGAGAGGGATGTCGACTGGGATAGAGATAGAGACCGAGGCTATGATCATGATAGGGATGGATACAGGAATAGGAACGGCCATTGGCCTCGAGAACGCGATAGGTCTCGAGACCCTGACCAGGATAGGGATAGAAGAGTTGAGCATATGCATGATCGTCATCATGATGATCATGCCGGAGAAGCTTCCCTAGATAAAGGTTGGAGTCGAGGGGATGACCGTGCAGGAAACGGACAAGATAATGGCAGGGCATATAGTGAAGATATGGATGGAGACCACAGCTTTGATTTGAATACAGACAGGAGGATGGATACCAGTGATCGTGATAAGATTTTTGACGAAGATAAAAATGAACAGTCAAGGAGAAACAACGAGTATGATGTTCTCCATCCTTTTCCAGTGAcatcatttgatttttttactaATCTAGTGGTCGACAGATTGATGAGAGATAGccttaatttatttatgttgtATGCACCTTCCTGTCTCCTGACTTATTGATGGTTTTCCTGCAGTTTGAATGTTAATAACCATCATCACATGCATCTTTCATCAGATTCAAATGGCAATCATAGTGATCAGGTAAAGTGAGCATTCTATGAATTGTTTAGATAGACTGATGCCCTGTTGCGATGCGTGTTTTTATCcaactttttcttgtttatgtgGACTTCAggtagaagatgaattaaagCAATCAACTGAACAACTCGATCAACTGAAAAAGGAGGTATTTGCCTAATGATAAAGTCAAATCTTGTTTTGTGAACTATTGCATTTCTGGAGGTGCATGCTTATGCATACAAGGGCACTCCATAGATCACTATATGCTGAGTTAGGATATCATATACTTTAAAAGTCTTCCAACAAAGCCTTTTTCCGTTTTACATGCCATTGATTGATGATGCTGGAAAATGGAATTGCTTGGTTTTCAGGTGTCGCAAATGGGAGAGAGATTGGAAGAGAAAAGACTTCTTGTCATGGACTTACAGAAGAAGTCTAGGGTACGGCTCTTCTAATTGTCTGTCTTTGATCATAAAATCTGTTGTATGTTTTGACACGATATTTTCCTACAGAAATTGGAGGAGGCACTGACTAACGCAAAGAAACACACTTCATATCGTCAAAAGCAGTTGACCAATGTAATAACTAGTTTATCTTAGAATACTTAGAATCTCATTTCTAACAAAATCTATGAATACTGTCTCTAATGTTGGGTTTGGGCAAATGATCTTCAGCTGCATAAATGTTTTGTACAAGTAAAAGAGTGCACCGAGAGGCTTAAAACCAGCGAAAAAGAACTTCAGGTTTGTGTTGTAGCACCATAGATTCCGAACTATATATGAACTGCAAATTATATCCTGTGTTTTCTGCATGTGATTTAATGAAATTTGACATTTTCTGGTTAATGTTAGAGAATAAGCCTAGCACACACTATCTCACGTTTACAACAATATAATGTTGAgtaaattcttttgtttttcaggCTATAGTGGATGCATCATCAATGTTAGAGAATGATGGTGACGGTGTTGGCTTTCAGGATGGACAACTCGCAAATGGCAGATACTAAATTGTAATTTATCATTTGAGGTTCAGTTTGGGATCGATATAGCTCATAACAATGCATCCctttattatgaatttatttatagTGGATATAGAGAGGGAAAAAAAATTGGGGGTCATCAGGACTCGAGATAGATTACAGTTTTCtcttatttaattgaaaaaatggAGCAGTTTTCATTTGTAGCTCTACTGTCTTTACCAAATAgtatacttctttttttttgtgtatttttcattttttttgggCTTGGTGTTTTTCATTTCTTGGTCGCATGGTATTGTTAAATGGGTCGGATGCAATGTGAGCTGTTATTGGACTGGGCATGTCTGCTCTACTGGATTGGATtgatccaaaaacaactaaaaagactgaagaaaaatatcaacaacaacaaaaacgCCTTATCTATCTAAGTGAGGTCGGTTACATGAATCAAAAGATATACCGCAATGAACAGAGGCTGTAGGTGATTCCAAGGTGAAAAAGCTCAATTTGATTATCGGAAATGGATCCCTCAAAGTCCGTGTGCCATGAAGCGGCGTTAGAGTTAGGCGGCACCTCTGTTTCAGGAAGTTATCCTCGTGTTTCAGCGTTCTTTGATTAGCTCAGAATCAGAGCTCATGTGAGAACGGTCCAACATCTTCTCTCTGGCATCCTCTAGCGGTGTCATCTCTTCCCAAGTTGGCAGAAGCAAGCGTCGCGCCGCAGAGGGTCTTCTCTTGCGTGTCACATGTATTAGGATTAGGGGGGGAAGGTCAAATTAAAAGGGAGATGGTGGTTGTTGTGGTTTTCAGTTTGCTTTCTTCTGGGTTTGTTCCCAGTGTCCAACCTGGtccttgacaaaaaaaaaaaaaatctacatcATTGCGTTCTATCATGTATTTTACAGGAAAATTGTTGATACATAGATATTCTTTGACGCTATTATGATCTTTTTAGGTCTTCTATTATATGTTAACTATGCACTTTCTATCTCATCTACCCTTTTTTTATACatattcaaaatatcaatgacgGGATTCTACTATTTTTTCTACAATTGGCGCTATTTTAACTTTTTCTGCTGTATctttattctatattttgtcCATACTTGAATTGGTTTAAGGGTTAGTTTACTAATCCGTTTAAACAAATGTTAATGATTTGAAACTTATTTTGTATATACAGCAATTTATTTGCcaacaacaaatttttaaataaaactctaatttacgACAAATTAGTCCtattaaattaagaaatattgtgaaaaatcgaaaaaaacaaattcattcattcattgcttACAATTAAACCTTGTTAATATGAAGTTTGGAAAGCCTCTTTACTATTTtggtttaaataaatttttgtttcttataaGATATCTTATtacttgtaaatttttttttgattttcttctaaacAAATTTGTGAATAGTCTATTTCGTTtctgttaatttattttctttagtgCTCATAAAATAGGTCAAATACTGATATATTGCTTCTTGTCatctatatattttaatttgttgcatTTAACATaactatattatttataattagatgGTTTAAACATAAATGTGGTATaagtttctcttttttattaagAGGTCTCAAGTTCGAATTTCATCTAATATAATCTTAACAAAAAAGGAAATATTACGTGTGTGTGAGTGTGGTATATGTGAGTGTATAATCTAAATTTGGGAGTTATCTAATTCAttgaccaaataaaaaaaaataattcgtATAAAACCTGCTTAAGTAATGGACAACTAttaaagcaaaaacagaaaaaggaAAATCCAATAAAAGTATAAAGTAGATAACTCTTTTACGGTGTTGGTGATGGTAGTACTTGATAAAATTTCAATTCAACTATTAATGCAtcatgttaattatttttattaagttgaaaatttcaaaagatATGCATGTTAACATGCTCTGGTGTTTTATCAATTGTTTTCATAGGTCAGTAGTCAAATTTGCTCCTgaatgattatttattttttaaattgatttttaaataattttttatttatattaatcttTAAAAGATTAAAACGTAAGTTAATTCCGTCATTCTATCAATTAGATGATGACATATTAGTTTAGTGCCATATGGATTATGGCATAATATTATAGTATGTTAATATCACGTGTCACAAGATCATTGATTGACGTATTAAGTTAGTGATACTTAGCATGCTACGTATCATTtaacatgtaaaaaaaatatttatacttgaaataatctctaaaaatacataaataagtcatttttatttttaaaattttaaaaattaatcaaattagttttataTGAATTTCTTTTATCTTTNNNNNNNNNNNNNNNNNNNNNNNNNNNNNNNNNNNNNNNNNNNNNNNNNNNNNNNNNNNNNNNNNNNNNNNNNNNNNNNNNNNNNNNNNNNNNNNNNNNNNNNNNNNNNNNNNNNNNNNNNNNNNNNNNNNNNNNNNNNNNNNNNNNNNNNgaattttaatattttaatatatattttttaaaataattattatatttatttagtgagatctaaaatattaaaatatttaaaataactacCGTTTATACCATGATCCAATACTATGGTCCATATCCAAGTAAGCCGAaaaaggcccaatccaaagGTTGGTCATTATCGCTTACCCAACCTcctcaaagaggtcgggttTAACGAAAGCTGGCAAATGatacttattcaaataagtaactgctcCTAAAATCTCTCATCTACTTTTATAAGAGATATATCTCAACAATCCTAAGATAAAAGGGCGGTTATCCACCTTCAGAattggaactactccaacggtggttattggattatcacctataaatacactgacacactCAGGTAAAGATAAGTTCCAATACACTCTAAACCTGCTTATCCCCTTGTTAACTTAGGTATCGgggtgtctttgcaggtactaCCCTCTCATTTTCTCACATGCAAAACTTAGATGGTGACGCCTAGACGTAAAGCAAGTCGGAGACCACCCTCCCCCAGCGTTTGGATTTCTCATTCAAGCCCAACCATCTGGTTTTAGAAAAGCCCCGGAACAACTACTAAAAATACATATGAGAAAATAACTATGtaacaatttaattatttttattattttatttgaaaaaaattttgtttattaaagtGTAAAATAATTAAGCTTACAAGAAAAGAGagctattttaatattttattttttaacaccaaaattaatatatatttttgacaaatatcacaaatgtcaaattttttatttttgtttgataaataatttgatCGTAGAAAATTACTTCTCAATTTTGACActtatttgttttaaatttacttcattatttctctttttttttgggcTCTGTCAATTTTGACATCACACTAGTTTCAGTTTGCGATCATActactcattctttatcttcaaaatctcaatttattcttCAGTTTTAAGATCtcatctcattctttgttaaaaaaatttgttgagaatattttatagtcaataagtgtcaaaataaataatattttttatggttaatAAGTATCATagaaaatatattctcaaatttttctaataaattatttttgccagccaatatttatcaaaataagatttaaaattttttcacaattacttatatgttaaaaatactatttttgacaacttttattaacatatactatttttgacaaaatttttattaacatattttcatagttaaaatagtgtcaaaatttgttttttttttgaaaaattttaattctttttttacacATATAATCcttaaaaataatctatattattGTAGTGTGGAtaggattaaaaaatattaaaaatttaatattataaaaaaataagaaaaatttatataaggattaatttgatcaatttttaaaattttagggatgaaaataatttatatgtgtacttttaaaaactaatttgattataaataaatttatgacCTGTCAAATGATACGTGATATACCATAATGTCACTTACCTGACATGTCAACCAATTAATTATCTTGTAATACGTGGTATTAACCTATCACATCATTATGTTATGCGGCACTTAACATGACACGTCATCATCTAACGAAAGGActaatttaacttattttatcttttgagaactaatatgactaaaaaatcatttaagaactaatttaaaaaatgaatgatgTTTTATAAACAATTTTATTTGACTATTAACCCTGTTTTCGTGACTACTCCAAAGAAACACTAGGAGTTTTGTAAATTTATGTTTATCAATGGTGTCAACTAatatctttttttcctttttgtaaaaagtaaataatccCATCTTATTTTTCTAGTTATGAAACTACATACGAAAAAAGTGTAAGTATGTACAAGAAAATATGCATCTCAATGAATCAAATTCTCATAACAAACTTCATAGTAGAACAACCCAAAACTAAAAGGTCGCTAGGTAGGAGATGTAGGTAGTGTTCATGTAAACGGCTTGAAGTAAATAGATCTGTGTGACTTATAAGATTGGAATCCGAGACTGGTTCATTTTAATGAGCATCATGTTGGCCAACACAAAAGAAACAGAATAAAGTAAAATTAAGTAGCTCTCcaaagtatatatttttagaCTCCATAAAGTCCCAAAATTATTCAAGCACTAGTATATGTGTCTTCATGAACAAGCTAAGCTATACATTTTCcttcgtttttattttttcagatTCATGTGCAAGTGCCAAGTAGAGAGAGATTTATTCATCCTCGTTTTACTGTAATTGCATTTTACATAACACTTTCCATGACTCGTTATTGTCTCCATTCCTATATGTAAATTTAGCACATGCTTCCATATACCGACCACCAGATAATAATTTACTCAATTTTAAACGTTTTAATTTCTGGCAAATGTGGTTGCAAGATGGCTAAACACAATTAGTATGCAacaatcttattttaatttctataagAATATATGGCTTCAATTTTTGCgcttgttattttttatgtggGAGAGAGAGAAGTGTATAACAAGAAGCTGTGAACAGAAATGTGTTTTACATTAGTATGAGATGTACAAATCGGATGCACCgatttctttgttttattttttttttcaaacaaacaatcacaactcggacggtccgatttgattttttaaaaaaaaaaaaaaacctaaaaacggAGGGTCCGTTttgttttaaagaaaaaattaaaaaaaaaaaaNNNNNNNNNNNNNNNNNNNNNNNNNNNNNNNNNNNNNNNNNNNNNNNNNNNNNNNNNNNNNNNNNNNNNNNNNNNNGATATGGGCACGGAAGTTGACagacacaaatttaaaatttttataaaatatagagacataatatatataatataaaatattttttagataaattataataatattttgatattttattgatattaaataaaaactaatttttttaatttttttaatattttttaattatataaaatatttaaaatattttttattttaataaatatacaatttttaaatttatgttaaaaatataagtgAAACATAAGGTTGAACATATACACATCAAGTAATTAGGTTTATCCAAATACGTGtgtaaaaagatattttttatattttattaaaatgcattcaaaatatattcatatgcttcataattttttattttttatgttttaaacttTTACATGCAAAGAATATGTAAATTTGTGAAGAAACTAATTTTTTGAAGCTATCTTAGTATTTCACTCTTgcagattattattattattattattattattattattattattattattattattattattattatttatttatactttCGCCATGGTACAGTGAGTTTGGTTGTTTGCTGAGACAAACATGTAGATGCAGGTATCTCAAAGTATCAACCACTCCTTCCACTGTTAACCGtgtataacaaataaaatta is part of the Arachis duranensis cultivar V14167 chromosome 1, aradu.V14167.gnm2.J7QH, whole genome shotgun sequence genome and encodes:
- the LOC107469576 gene encoding glycine-rich RNA-binding protein RZ1A translates to MTLDDDSSIYVGGLPYDASEQTIRSVFHLYGAILDVKIINEHRGKCYCFVTFTNTRSAVNAINDMNGRTIDGRVIKVNGVRTRGGRSNFGSRERYHHAGERDVDWDRDRDRGYDHDRDGYRNRNGHWPRERDRSRDPDQDRDRRVEHMHDRHHDDHAGEASLDKGWSRGDDRAGNGQDNGRAYSEDMDGDHSFDLNTDRRMDTSDRDKIFDEDKNEQSRRNNDLNVNNHHHMHLSSDSNGNHSDQVEDELKQSTEQLDQLKKEVSQMGERLEEKRLLVMDLQKKSRKLEEALTNAKKHTSYRQKQLTNLHKCFVQVKECTERLKTSEKELQAIVDASSMLENDGDGVGFQDGQLANGRY